AGTACAAGTGGGTGTTTCATCGTTGCATGCTGAAGCAAATCCTCATTATGGTACAGGAAAAGGGGCAACCATTTATCGATTTACGAGTGATCAATTTTCATCTTTTTATACTAAAGTCATTAATACAAATGCAAGAGAAGCTGTACATGTCATTGATGGACTGCTTCATCATGAAACTGAATTAAATATTGAGGAGCATTATACTGATACAGCTGGTTATACCGATCAAGTTTTTGGTTTGAGTCATTTGTTAGGTTTTCGTTTTGCACCAAGACTTCGTGATCTAGCTGATGCTAAACTATACACCATTCAAAAGCCAAGTGATTTTCCTGACCTAGAAAAATTACTTCGTGGACGGATTAACACAAAGATTATTCAGGAAAACTTTGATGACGTGCTCCGTTTAGCCCATTCGATTCGAGAAGGAAAAGTGTCTGGTTCGCTGATTATGGGGAAATTGGGGTCATACGCAAGACAAAACAAGCTAGCTACTGCCCTACGAGAAATGGGAAGAATCGAAAAGACTATTTTTATTTTAGATTACATATCTAATGAAGCTCTACGTAGGCGTATTCAACGAGGATTAAACAAAGGAGAAGCTATGAATGGTTTGGCAAGAGCATTATTCTTTGGAAAACGAGGTGAATTACGAGAACGAGGACTGCAAGATCAACTTCAACGCGCAAGTGCTTTAAACATTATAATTAATGCCATTAGCGTATGGAATACCGTATACCTTACCGAAGCAACAAATTTGTTGAAGGAAAAAGGGGATTTGCGAGAATACTTGCTAAAACATATTTCACCCTTGGGATGGGAGCATATCAATTTTCTTGGTGAATACACCTTTGATATGAGGAAAATAGCTAGTTTAAATTCACTGCGTCCTCTTATTCAATAAAATTAAAGCCGATATTTCTTTAGCGTAGGAAAAATCGGCTTTTTTCATGTCGAAATTTGCTTAGCGTATGTTTTGCGCTTTTTGTTGGTAGGACCCCTAAAAGAAACGATTATCCTGGCTTTGACGACGCTTCATCGTGTGTTGGGGAAACCAAGACGAATTGATTTCATCGATCAACGGGAGATCGTCATCCGTTTTGCGGAAAACATTTTACACGGAAAATCTGCTAGTGAAATCGGGAGAGTTATAGAAGAGACGATTTTGGAAATTGAACGTCAGTTAGAACAGGAGAAAAAAGAACAGCCGAAACCAAGCGTCTTTGAGGCCTTTAAGAAAAAATGGAACACGAAAAAAGAAACGGCTGCTACTGTTGAACAGCCAGTCTGGCGTTTCTCCAAGAAAAAATCGAATCTTTCGGCACCATATGAAAAGAAAAAGTCGATTTGGGATAATAAATACGTGTATCTTTCTGCTTCGGCACTCGCTTTTGTCATTCTCATTGGAAACTCAACAGGGGTATTTGATTTTTCCAAACCTGAAGAAGCAAAAGCTAAACAAGAACAGACAGAAGTCATTCCATCTAGTGAGCTTATCGGTATTTACCGGCAGGCAATTACGGGAGACAAACAAAAAGCGTTAGATCAATTGGAGCGATTGGGATTTGATAATCTGAGCAAGAAAGACCAAAAAGTGATGTTGAGTTTATATGAAGAGACAGGACAGCCCGAAAAAGCCATTAAGCTGAAGCCGGAATATGCAGAAAAAGTCGTGAACGACTTAGTTAGTAATCAAAAGTACGACGATCTACGAACGCTGCAAAGTAAAGTTGATAATCCGGTTGTTAATTTCGAGGTCGCTGTTCTGGATAAGAAGTGGGAAGATGTAATTCAATTAAAAGACAAAGTGAAAATGACCGAGAGACGGGAAAACCAATTATTAAGCGCATATCTTCATTTGGGAATGGATGAAGCTAAAAGATTGGCTGCGGAATCTCCTGAATTGAGCCAGAAAGTCCAGGATTTCGAGATGAAGAAAAAACAAGTCGAGGATTTGAAAATGCAGGTGCAACAGGTGCAAAAAAATGAAAAAGACGTGAAAAAACGTGATGAACAAGTGAAAAAACTGAATGAACAGATTAAGCAGCTGGAAGCAGCGATCAACAACATCTAAAAAGTGGAGAGGGGCGATCATTTCACCCTCTCCACTTCTTTTTTGGGAGGCTGGATGTTCATGTCTTTCACGGGTTGCTGCATCCGTTGTATCATATTTTGAATAAACTCTTTATTGATTTTCTTAGGGATGAATCCGATTCGTTCGCGAAGGATGTTTTCGATGACAAAGCATTTTCTCGTCCAGTACTCATACTCCTTATACGTGTATTGTTCTGCATCGGAAAATTCCTTCGCTCCTTGCTTCATCGCCTGAATGAAAATGTACCGGTTGTTATACGTATCTGATCGTTCTTTTCGAGCTAATTTAAGAAGGTAAAGCAATTCGACAGTGGAGAGTTTCATCAGTTCAGGAGTGGGTTGTAACTGCTAAATTATAATCAACAGTTTCCGCCAGATAGAAATGAACACTTTTTTACCAATATTTATTTCAGCTAAGCTATGATAGATTCATATCTTTAGTTTAGCTGGAGGGTACGAAAGGTGGAAAAATTACTATTGTTTGTTGAAATTCATCAATTAAAAAAACAAGGATTTAAAGTAGCAGCTATCGCAAGAAAATTAGAGATTTCCAGAAACACAGTTTATAAATATTTGGATATGACTTTAGAGGAGGCTTCGGAGTGGATTTTATCTTTAGGAAGCAGAAGCAAGAAGTTAGATCCCTATCGCGATCGGATTATCAGTTGGTTAAAGGAACATCCTGATCTGTCTTCTGCTCAGGTGGAAGATTGGCTAAAAGAACGATTTCCTGCACTAGATGTTGCAGGAAGTACAGTCCGAGCCTATGTAAGTGAAATAAGAGACATCTATCATATCCCTAAAGTAGTTCGTATACGAACACATGAAGCTGTGGAAGAATTACCAATGGGGCAACAGGTGCAGGTGGATTGGGGAGAAGCCACCGTGAAGAATCTTGAGAATAAAGAAGTCAAATTATATTTCATTACCTTTGTCCTCTCCCACTCTCGTTACAAATATGTGGAATGGTTAGATAGGCCTTTTACAACGAAAGATACAATTCGGTGTCACGAGAAGGCATTTCAATTCTTTGGAGGAATACCCGAGGAAATTGTTTATGACCAGGACCACTTGATCACCGTAAGTGAAAATGCAGGAGATATTATCTTAACTGGGGAATTTCAAGCTTATAAGCAAGACCGTGGATTTCGAATCTACTTATGTAGAAAGGCAGACCCTCAGAGCAAAGGAAAAGTGGAGAATGTAGTGAAATATGTAAAAATGAACTTTGCAAAAAATAGAGTATTTCCAAATTTAGAGGCCTGGAATGAGAAGTGTTTAGCTTGGTTAGAAAGGACGGGAAATTACAATATACATCATACAACTAAAAAGAGACCGGTAGAAGTGCACGCCCTGGAAAAGCAACACTTAAAGCCAGTCTCCACCCTGCTTTCTTTCGAAAGCAACCTTGGCTCTAGTATAACAAGGACTGTTCACAAGGACAATGTTATAAAATATAAATCCAATCGTTATTCCCTTCCAATTGGAACTTATCGTCCAAGGGGAGATAATACGGTATATGTAGAAATTCAAGGAGAAGAGCTCATTATCAGAACAGAACCGCTAGGAGAAGTATTGGCAAAACACCCTTTATGTCATGGGAAAGGAGAATTGATAAAGAATCGCCAACATACAAGAGATCGATCAAAAGGAATTCAAGCCTACAAAGAAACCATTATTCGTCAGTTTAAAGATCAAGAAAAGGCTGAGCAGTTTATACATGAGGTAGGATGCCGTTATCCGAGATATATACGTGACCAGCTTCAAGTCATTCAATACGCCATCAGCCATTTTCGATCAGAAATAGAGGAAGCCCTAGCTGTTTGTATCAAAGATCAGTTATGGAGTGCCAATGACCTTCGGGATATTGCACAACACTTAACTCGATTAAAACAAGCAAAAACCCCTAATTCTCCTTCGATTCAAGAATCAAGAAATGATAACCCCGCTTTAAAAGCCTCAGCAGCAACTAGGGAAATGGATGACTATATAAAAATATTAGGAGGCGTTTCATGATGACAAGCACTGTACATACTCTACAAGATCAATTCCACCATCTTCGGATGGTGGAAACGGCTAATAAGCTGCCAGAATTGCTTCGTAATGCCGAGAGATCATCATGGACCTATCAAGAGTTTTTGCAGGAACTCCTTATGTATGAATTAAAACGACGAGAAGAAAAAAATGTAGAAAAGAGGTTGAAATGGGCCAAGTTCCCTTATCTTAAGACATTAGATGAGTTTCATGTTGAAGAACAGAAATCCCTAAGTACTCGTCAATTAAACCAACTGAGAGAACTTAATTGGCTGGAGCAACAATATAATCTAATTCTATTAGGGCCTCCAGGAGCAGGGAAAACACATATAGGGATTGGACTAGGATTAGAGGCCATTCAAAAGGGTTTTAAAGTTACCTTCTCTACTATGGGTGAACTGGTGCACCTATTAAAAACTGAAGAGTATATTCGAAAGTCACAAATGCAGCTTAAAAGAATAAAAGAATCAGATTTGGTCATTATTGATGATTTAATGTATATGGCAATGGACCAAAGGGAAGCTAATCTGTTCTTTCACCTGATCAACCATTTATATGAAAGAAGTTCAATCATCTTGACTTCTAATAAAGGGCCTGAACAGTGGGGAGAATTGATGGGGGATCAAGGAATTACTACAGCTATTCTAGATCGATTACTTCATAGAGTAGAGGTTATCCAACTAAATGAAAATGACAGCTATAGGATTAAGCATCGAACTACCATTTTCGGAAAAGAAAGTGTTCAAAATT
Above is a genomic segment from Bacillus methanolicus containing:
- the istA gene encoding IS21 family transposase encodes the protein MEKLLLFVEIHQLKKQGFKVAAIARKLEISRNTVYKYLDMTLEEASEWILSLGSRSKKLDPYRDRIISWLKEHPDLSSAQVEDWLKERFPALDVAGSTVRAYVSEIRDIYHIPKVVRIRTHEAVEELPMGQQVQVDWGEATVKNLENKEVKLYFITFVLSHSRYKYVEWLDRPFTTKDTIRCHEKAFQFFGGIPEEIVYDQDHLITVSENAGDIILTGEFQAYKQDRGFRIYLCRKADPQSKGKVENVVKYVKMNFAKNRVFPNLEAWNEKCLAWLERTGNYNIHHTTKKRPVEVHALEKQHLKPVSTLLSFESNLGSSITRTVHKDNVIKYKSNRYSLPIGTYRPRGDNTVYVEIQGEELIIRTEPLGEVLAKHPLCHGKGELIKNRQHTRDRSKGIQAYKETIIRQFKDQEKAEQFIHEVGCRYPRYIRDQLQVIQYAISHFRSEIEEALAVCIKDQLWSANDLRDIAQHLTRLKQAKTPNSPSIQESRNDNPALKASAATREMDDYIKILGGVS
- the istB gene encoding IS21-like element helper ATPase IstB — translated: MTSTVHTLQDQFHHLRMVETANKLPELLRNAERSSWTYQEFLQELLMYELKRREEKNVEKRLKWAKFPYLKTLDEFHVEEQKSLSTRQLNQLRELNWLEQQYNLILLGPPGAGKTHIGIGLGLEAIQKGFKVTFSTMGELVHLLKTEEYIRKSQMQLKRIKESDLVIIDDLMYMAMDQREANLFFHLINHLYERSSIILTSNKGPEQWGELMGDQGITTAILDRLLHRVEVIQLNENDSYRIKHRTTIFGKESVQN